The following coding sequences lie in one Ostrea edulis chromosome 8, xbOstEdul1.1, whole genome shotgun sequence genomic window:
- the LOC125660827 gene encoding uncharacterized protein LOC125660827 isoform X2 — protein MMSNGILILYYLVDLVDEFGGKATMSERPFYDYVASNAINGDTGAQKSCAVMDVSGGYQSVWWKVWLQRNFNVAEIKIHFQPATIYWSTGFSIYVFDNESFIPPNNVTEHLVYHHDPSTGCLLQHMNITVHSTAHGIAFYNTRQRVLQSNCNDKNENRQFVEICEVNVLGTIAIFLSLFSFQILNVCITTSFKHTMTILDT, from the exons ATGATGAGTAACggaatattgattttatattatctagTTGATCTTGTTGATGAATTTGGAGGCAAGGCGACGATGAGTGAGCGTCCTTTTTATGATTACGTGGCTTCCAATGCAATTAATGGAGATACAGGCGCCCAGAAATCATGCGCCGTCATGGACGTCTCAGGGGGATATCAAAGTGTCTGGTGGAAAGTGTGGCTGCAGAGGAATTTCAACGTTGCTGAAATAAAGATCCATTTTCAACCAGCTA CGATATATTGGTCAACAGGATTTTCAATATACGTTTTTGACAATGAATCCTTTATACCCCCTAATAATGTGACAGAACATCTAGTGTACCATCATGACCCATCTACCGGATGTCTACTACAGCATATGAATATAACCGTGCACAGCACAGCACACGGCATCGCTTTCTATAACACTAGACAAAGGGTCCTACAATCCAACTGTAacgacaaaaatgaaaatagacaGTTCGTAGAGATTTGTGAAGTCAATGTACTAGGTACGATCGCTATCTTTCTGTCtctcttttcatttcaaatattaaatgtttgtaTTACTACTTCATTTAAACATACTATGACAATCTTAGATACGTAA